One region of Nitrospira sp. genomic DNA includes:
- a CDS encoding HK97 gp10 family phage protein translates to MQEISTNAKPILQTEGPESMLKADYPKFERALKRFAQKVELDGAILTKRVAVDLFRRIIQKTPVDTGRARASWNIAIGAPDLRVMPEGAYTGEQLSGLKAATVLATYGADARKRLPPIYITNNLPYIVELEKGSSRQAPRGMMALSLMEVTNNLNRLTGA, encoded by the coding sequence ATGCAGGAGATCAGCACCAATGCTAAACCGATTTTGCAAACGGAAGGGCCTGAATCGATGTTGAAGGCCGACTATCCAAAATTTGAACGCGCCCTCAAACGGTTCGCGCAAAAAGTAGAACTTGATGGAGCAATCCTCACCAAGCGGGTTGCGGTCGATCTGTTCAGGCGGATCATCCAAAAGACGCCAGTGGACACCGGACGCGCTCGCGCCTCTTGGAATATTGCCATCGGTGCGCCTGATCTTCGGGTGATGCCTGAGGGGGCGTATACCGGCGAGCAGCTGAGCGGCCTCAAGGCTGCAACAGTACTCGCGACCTATGGCGCCGATGCGAGGAAACGGCTTCCCCCGATCTATATCACCAACAATCTGCCCTACATCGTGGAGTTAGAGAAGGGCTCCAGCCGGCAAGCGCCACGGGGCATGATGGCGCTATCACTCATGGAAGTCACCAACAACCTGAACAGGCTGACAGGAGCTTGA
- a CDS encoding leucyl aminopeptidase, producing MKKIQVHAQVGRAENEAAEVLVLLHCEGGSDLTQEAAAIDAQLGGQLAALIQRGEFEGKLGEGLLVHTQGKARAKRLLLAGLGKEKDLRLDAFRQALGTAIKRVRQAKVTSFAVVLPAAMLEEIPVQDVAQAMAEGAILGNYQFTAYRSPNGNKPIDVERLTIYTSQASLLPQMIEGIRRGVATAEATVLVRDLCNHPANVMTPTRIVREAKAVAKESGVRLKVLEQKDMEQLGMGALLGVARGSHEPPKFIILEYKGTKAKKGDPPVVLVGKTITFDTGGISLKPAENMEHMKADMTGGAEVLATMRAAARLKLPLHLVSILPVAENMPGGRAMRPGDIVTTLSGKTVEVQNTDAEGRLILSDALAYATRYKPAVLIDIATLTGACVVALGQFAIGMFGNNDQVKEQVRIAGQRAGERVWEMPLWEEYFEQLRSDVADMRNIGGRGGGMITAALFLSKFVGDCPWIHLDIASTDWSERERAYLPKGPTGIGTRLLIQFLLDRTLP from the coding sequence ATGAAGAAGATCCAAGTTCACGCACAGGTCGGACGGGCAGAAAACGAGGCGGCCGAGGTTCTGGTGTTGCTCCATTGCGAGGGTGGCTCTGATCTCACGCAGGAGGCTGCCGCCATCGATGCGCAACTCGGAGGACAGCTCGCCGCTTTGATTCAGCGCGGAGAATTCGAAGGGAAGCTCGGCGAAGGATTGCTGGTCCATACCCAGGGCAAGGCCAGAGCAAAACGGCTGTTGTTGGCTGGATTGGGTAAGGAAAAAGATCTCCGTTTGGATGCGTTCCGCCAGGCGCTTGGTACTGCGATCAAACGTGTCCGTCAGGCGAAAGTGACCTCCTTCGCCGTCGTGTTGCCGGCCGCCATGCTGGAGGAGATTCCGGTCCAGGATGTGGCGCAGGCAATGGCGGAGGGCGCCATTCTCGGTAACTATCAATTCACCGCCTATCGTAGCCCCAATGGAAACAAGCCGATCGACGTCGAACGGCTGACCATCTACACGTCGCAAGCCTCGCTGCTCCCCCAAATGATCGAGGGCATCCGGCGCGGTGTGGCGACTGCTGAAGCGACGGTGCTGGTTCGCGACCTGTGCAACCATCCGGCCAACGTGATGACGCCGACGCGCATCGTACGCGAGGCCAAGGCGGTGGCCAAAGAATCCGGTGTGCGTCTGAAGGTGCTCGAACAGAAGGACATGGAACAGCTCGGCATGGGTGCCCTGCTGGGTGTGGCGCGTGGCAGCCATGAACCGCCCAAGTTCATCATCCTGGAATACAAGGGTACCAAAGCGAAGAAGGGCGATCCTCCGGTGGTGCTGGTGGGAAAGACCATCACCTTTGACACCGGCGGCATTTCGCTGAAGCCGGCCGAAAATATGGAACATATGAAGGCCGATATGACGGGCGGCGCTGAAGTGCTGGCGACGATGCGGGCTGCCGCGCGGCTCAAGCTTCCCCTCCACCTCGTCAGCATTCTGCCCGTAGCCGAAAATATGCCGGGCGGGCGGGCGATGCGGCCGGGCGATATCGTGACGACGCTGTCCGGAAAAACGGTAGAGGTTCAGAACACCGATGCCGAAGGCCGACTGATCCTCTCCGATGCGTTGGCCTATGCCACCCGGTACAAACCGGCGGTGTTGATCGATATTGCGACCCTGACCGGCGCCTGCGTGGTGGCGCTCGGCCAATTTGCCATCGGGATGTTCGGCAACAACGATCAGGTGAAAGAACAGGTCCGGATCGCCGGTCAACGCGCAGGCGAGCGCGTGTGGGAGATGCCGTTGTGGGAGGAGTATTTCGAGCAGCTCCGCAGCGACGTGGCGGATATGCGGAATATCGGCGGCCGGGGCGGAGGGATGATTACCGCCGCCTTGTTCCTGAGCAAATTTGTCGGCGATTGCCCCTGGATCCATCTGGACATTGCGAGCACCGACTGGAGCGAACGTGAGCGAGCGTATCTGCCGAAGGGTCCGACCGGGATCGGCACACGCCTGCTCATTCAGTTCCTCCTGGACCGCACGTTGCCGTAG
- the nagZ gene encoding beta-N-acetylhexosaminidase — protein MTLREQIGQLFMMGFTGTTVTKELASFLTAYKPGGVIFFRRNLESVQQIVDLTNGLQKLSPVQPLLIAIDQEGGRVSRLPAEFTIFPPCGQLGQCNSSELAYSAAATIAKELRAVGINMNMAPVLDVNSNPDNPVIGDRAFGASPELVGEMGLATIGGLQDNLVVACGKHFPGHGDTATDSHKELPVVDAGLQRLRDTEFPPFQQAIRYGVASLMTAHVLYRALDPEAPATLSSAVIQRLLREEFRYEGVVFTDDLEMHAIIDHDGIGEAAVRSFVAGCDVLLICKDQDRVMTAMQAMERAVKDGRITQERLDQSLARVAHLKARYLHPYKPVTISDARLVVGCRSHKVLLDSWHKAYARIPQPKSVETAQATSSQDSPVTHV, from the coding sequence ATGACATTACGCGAGCAGATCGGTCAGCTGTTTATGATGGGCTTCACCGGGACCACGGTCACCAAAGAGCTGGCCTCGTTTCTGACAGCGTACAAGCCGGGTGGCGTCATCTTTTTCCGCCGCAATCTCGAGTCGGTTCAGCAGATCGTCGATCTCACCAACGGGCTGCAGAAACTGTCGCCCGTTCAGCCGCTGCTGATCGCGATTGACCAGGAGGGCGGCCGGGTATCCCGGCTGCCCGCCGAATTTACGATTTTCCCCCCCTGCGGACAGCTGGGGCAGTGCAACTCCAGTGAACTGGCCTACTCCGCTGCCGCGACCATTGCCAAAGAGTTGCGGGCGGTGGGGATCAATATGAACATGGCGCCGGTGTTGGACGTGAACAGCAACCCGGACAATCCTGTCATCGGCGATCGGGCGTTCGGCGCGTCTCCCGAGCTTGTCGGCGAGATGGGGTTGGCGACTATCGGAGGGCTGCAGGACAATCTGGTGGTCGCGTGCGGGAAGCACTTCCCCGGCCATGGCGACACGGCGACGGATTCGCACAAAGAGCTTCCCGTCGTGGATGCGGGGCTTCAACGGTTGCGCGATACGGAGTTTCCTCCCTTTCAGCAAGCCATTCGCTATGGTGTCGCCAGCTTGATGACCGCCCATGTACTGTATCGGGCCTTGGATCCGGAGGCGCCGGCAACCCTCTCTTCTGCGGTGATCCAGCGCTTGCTGCGCGAGGAGTTTCGATATGAGGGCGTGGTCTTTACCGACGATCTGGAGATGCATGCCATTATCGATCACGACGGGATCGGCGAAGCGGCCGTCCGGTCGTTTGTGGCCGGATGCGATGTCCTGCTGATCTGCAAGGACCAGGATCGTGTCATGACCGCCATGCAAGCCATGGAGCGTGCGGTGAAAGATGGCCGGATCACTCAAGAGAGGCTGGACCAGTCGCTGGCCCGTGTGGCACACCTGAAGGCACGGTACCTCCATCCCTACAAACCGGTCACGATTTCCGATGCGCGGTTGGTGGTGGGGTGCCGGTCGCACAAAGTCCTGCTCGATTCATGGCACAAGGCCTATGCGCGTATTCCCCAACCCAAGTCAGTCGAGACGGCGCAAGCCACATCCTCACAGGATTCTCCGGTCACGCACGTGTGA
- a CDS encoding phosphate-starvation-inducible PsiE family protein, whose amino-acid sequence MTPPVTPPGPLEKSRRATMQWLLGFMDHLDRLGYVAAGFSLLALGMLIFVHAWYAFFLRSTDVPLLPAGLKLLNDLLLVIILLELFRTVVRFLQTEVLELEPYLAVGIIACTRRVLTASAELSHQLEMVTRETRQELFQQYVMDVGLNVIVIIVLILGVYLLRMRPTRERPATT is encoded by the coding sequence ATGACCCCGCCGGTGACCCCTCCCGGGCCTCTTGAGAAGTCCCGCCGGGCAACCATGCAGTGGTTGCTCGGATTCATGGACCATTTAGATCGGTTGGGCTATGTCGCGGCGGGATTCAGCTTGCTGGCCCTCGGCATGCTGATTTTTGTTCATGCCTGGTACGCCTTTTTCTTGCGCTCCACCGATGTCCCGCTCCTGCCTGCCGGCCTCAAGCTGTTGAATGATCTGCTACTCGTCATCATCTTGCTGGAATTGTTCCGTACGGTGGTGCGGTTTCTTCAGACCGAGGTGCTTGAATTGGAGCCCTACCTGGCGGTCGGCATCATTGCCTGCACGCGACGGGTGCTGACGGCCAGTGCAGAATTATCCCATCAGCTTGAGATGGTAACGCGGGAGACGCGCCAGGAACTCTTTCAGCAGTATGTGATGGATGTCGGCCTCAACGTGATCGTTATCATCGTCCTCATCCTAGGTGTGTACCTGCTGCGCATGCGCCCTACGAGAGAGCGCCCCGCTACGACCTAA
- a CDS encoding site-specific integrase: MRGHIFQRSEGSWTIVLDIGRKVDPATGKLKRIQKWKTVRGTKKEAQAELTNMLHNLSRGQVISPSRMTLGEWLEEWIKSAIQPHKRLRTYETYRSVIDRHLKPVLGQYRLCDLRASHLQAYYQAEKLASATLQQHHTILHSALKAATMQDLIPRNAASLVIGKPRRRDGHESILQNCWEPEEARKFLDTAKADSPQGAALYSLALDSGARKAELCGLKWSEVDVERQSISIVRQLVKVRNEPLFGPPKNGKSRTVLLDEKTIEVLRKQKAAQAAQKLLLGTAYKDHGLVFARDFGQPLTLNNIGQREFARLIKAAGVKPITFHGLRHTCATLALKEGVPVKVVSERLGHKRIEITLNVYAHALPSMQQEAAAKLGRLLHG, from the coding sequence ATGCGCGGCCATATCTTTCAGCGTTCGGAAGGAAGCTGGACCATCGTGCTCGACATAGGCCGGAAGGTGGATCCGGCGACAGGCAAGCTCAAGCGCATTCAAAAATGGAAGACGGTTCGGGGGACCAAGAAGGAAGCTCAGGCCGAACTGACGAACATGCTCCACAACCTGAGCCGTGGACAAGTGATCAGCCCCTCACGCATGACCTTGGGGGAATGGCTGGAGGAGTGGATCAAATCGGCCATCCAGCCACACAAACGGCTTCGGACCTATGAAACCTACCGATCCGTCATTGATCGCCATCTGAAGCCCGTTTTAGGCCAATACCGGCTATGCGATTTGAGGGCGAGTCACCTTCAGGCCTACTACCAGGCTGAAAAGCTTGCTTCAGCTACCCTTCAGCAGCATCACACGATCCTGCACAGCGCTTTGAAAGCGGCCACGATGCAGGATCTTATTCCACGCAATGCCGCGAGTTTGGTCATAGGCAAGCCTCGGCGCAGGGATGGGCATGAAAGCATTCTCCAAAACTGCTGGGAGCCCGAAGAGGCGCGGAAGTTCCTGGACACGGCCAAGGCGGACAGCCCACAAGGGGCCGCTCTGTACTCTCTGGCACTCGATAGCGGGGCCAGAAAGGCGGAACTGTGCGGGCTCAAGTGGTCGGAGGTCGATGTTGAACGACAGTCCATTTCCATCGTTCGCCAGTTGGTCAAGGTCCGCAACGAGCCACTATTCGGCCCACCGAAGAACGGGAAGTCACGGACGGTTCTGCTAGATGAGAAGACCATCGAGGTTCTGAGGAAGCAAAAGGCCGCGCAAGCCGCTCAAAAACTGCTTCTCGGAACGGCCTACAAGGACCATGGGCTTGTCTTTGCCCGTGACTTCGGCCAACCCCTCACCTTGAACAATATCGGGCAACGGGAGTTCGCCAGGCTTATTAAAGCGGCCGGTGTGAAACCGATCACGTTTCACGGCCTTCGCCACACCTGCGCGACGTTGGCCCTCAAGGAAGGGGTTCCGGTGAAGGTGGTATCGGAACGACTCGGACACAAGCGGATAGAGATCACGCTCAACGTGTACGCGCATGCTCTACCCTCCATGCAGCAAGAGGCGGCTGCAAAGCTGGGGCGATTGCTCCACGGTTAG
- a CDS encoding gamma-glutamyl-gamma-aminobutyrate hydrolase family protein — translation MKPVIGVTPDFNAGDRQEWGGKEPTYFLRARYVRAIEELGGVPVILPLVANRSARRRLLEGVDGLLLTGSGPDLDPTLYGEKKRYTFPVVAKRRSSFELDLVRLAIRNHIPTLAICGGMQSMNVACGGSLYQDIPAQVDHVLQHRQTTPAVRLSHSISITPGSLLNRIVKRARMQVNSSHHQSVKAVGHALIASATAPDGIVEAIELPTHPFFLGLQWHPEFLFERHLLHRRLFQTFLRAASRRPSLQPSPARRRNNS, via the coding sequence ATGAAACCCGTCATCGGAGTCACCCCCGACTTCAATGCCGGTGATCGTCAAGAATGGGGCGGCAAGGAGCCCACATATTTTTTGCGGGCCCGGTATGTCCGCGCCATTGAGGAACTCGGCGGCGTGCCGGTGATTCTGCCACTTGTGGCGAACCGATCCGCACGCCGGCGCCTGCTGGAAGGGGTCGACGGACTCCTCCTGACAGGAAGCGGGCCGGACTTGGATCCAACCCTGTACGGAGAAAAAAAGCGATATACCTTTCCGGTCGTCGCTAAACGACGCTCCAGCTTTGAATTGGACTTGGTGCGGTTGGCCATCCGGAACCACATCCCCACGCTGGCCATTTGCGGAGGCATGCAAAGCATGAATGTCGCCTGCGGAGGGAGCCTGTATCAGGATATTCCGGCCCAGGTCGACCATGTGTTACAGCACCGACAGACAACACCGGCGGTTCGACTCTCTCACAGCATCTCCATCACACCCGGCAGCCTGCTCAATCGCATCGTCAAGCGCGCCCGCATGCAGGTCAACAGCTCGCATCACCAATCGGTGAAAGCGGTCGGGCACGCCCTTATTGCCAGCGCAACCGCGCCGGATGGCATCGTTGAAGCGATCGAACTTCCGACGCACCCCTTCTTTCTCGGCCTGCAATGGCACCCCGAATTTTTGTTCGAACGCCACCTCTTGCACCGACGACTCTTTCAGACATTTTTGCGGGCCGCCTCGCGCCGCCCGTCACTCCAACCTTCGCCTGCGAGACGCAGGAACAACTCATGA
- the queE gene encoding 7-carboxy-7-deazaguanine synthase QueE, with protein sequence MVKITEIFYSIQGESTYAGRPCVFVRLTGCPLRCTWCDTAYAFYGGRDLTIDDIVDQVRAFACDLVEVTGGEPLSQPASLPLLSRLCDEGFEVLVETSGAIDTAGVDRRVHVILDVKCPGSGMTDRMYWPNLDRLAPHDEVKFVIKDRSDYEWARDVLHRYDLPARCTVLMSPVFGEVEVRHLAEWILADKLPVRFQLQMHKYIWAPDMRGV encoded by the coding sequence ATGGTCAAGATTACCGAAATTTTTTACAGTATCCAGGGCGAGTCCACCTATGCCGGCCGTCCCTGCGTCTTCGTCCGTCTAACTGGTTGTCCGCTCCGGTGCACCTGGTGCGACACGGCGTATGCCTTCTACGGCGGTCGAGATCTGACGATCGACGACATCGTCGATCAGGTCCGCGCCTTCGCGTGCGATCTTGTTGAAGTGACCGGAGGAGAGCCGCTCAGCCAGCCGGCGTCTCTTCCGTTGCTGAGCCGCCTGTGTGACGAGGGGTTCGAGGTGCTGGTGGAAACCAGCGGGGCCATCGATACGGCCGGCGTCGATCGGCGTGTCCATGTGATTCTTGATGTGAAATGTCCCGGGAGTGGGATGACGGATCGAATGTATTGGCCGAACCTCGATCGGCTCGCACCTCACGATGAAGTGAAATTTGTGATCAAGGATCGATCGGACTATGAATGGGCGCGGGACGTGCTCCATCGTTACGATCTTCCGGCGCGGTGCACGGTGCTCATGAGTCCGGTGTTCGGCGAAGTGGAGGTGCGGCACCTGGCGGAGTGGATACTGGCCGATAAGTTGCCGGTGCGGTTCCAGCTCCAAATGCACAAATACATTTGGGCGCCGGATATGCGCGGCGTTTGA
- a CDS encoding PAS domain S-box protein produces MTAQDVTTALPPSGDSSTVEALVRTLSGQASIGIFLSDPEGRTLYLNERLRRIAGLPVTSTPGECWRNALAPEDHDPICSEWSGATSAERSFSREFRFRRPDGSLRWVMAEAFPLRTGEGPSGGYVGIVRDITPRQLALDALHANEERYRTLAQQSPHAILVYADNVVLFINEAGARLFGLTTAHPIEGRALWDCFPKEFLHDLPLAETTPVPPVERQLVRPDGMVIDVELTAAPVMFDGHPAIQILGTDITERKVIAGQLHRTKKMATVATLAGGIAHEFNNCLTAIMGFSDLALPSLVPDSRVHGHIQQVILASKRARDLVTQMLMVGRLADGAKQPLSLDILLKETLRGLKMKLPESISLREWIPGATNPVLADPTQIHELCLTLLARAQQVMTISGGVLEVRLDNMGLDASMTGHDLPLPPGQYVRLMISDTGDGIPPDIRTPNMYPLFAPPPTGSKAGAGLGELQRIVSEHGGTLRATSTAGQGTTIEVYLPAMLQPHQAVGQEPSRERATPLTEAKEFLAEHDKER; encoded by the coding sequence GTGACTGCGCAAGACGTGACAACGGCCCTCCCGCCATCGGGAGATTCCAGCACCGTTGAGGCCCTTGTCCGAACCCTGTCCGGTCAAGCATCCATCGGCATCTTTCTGTCGGACCCCGAAGGCCGCACGCTGTACCTGAATGAGCGGCTGCGCCGCATCGCGGGACTTCCTGTCACATCGACGCCCGGGGAATGCTGGCGCAATGCGCTGGCACCTGAAGACCATGACCCGATCTGTAGCGAATGGTCCGGCGCCACCAGCGCCGAACGGAGCTTTTCACGGGAGTTTCGCTTCCGGCGGCCGGACGGGTCGCTACGCTGGGTCATGGCGGAAGCCTTCCCGTTGCGCACCGGCGAAGGACCCTCCGGCGGTTACGTCGGCATCGTGCGCGACATTACCCCCAGACAACTGGCACTGGACGCCCTGCACGCCAACGAGGAGCGCTACCGGACGCTGGCGCAACAATCGCCCCACGCAATCCTTGTCTATGCAGACAATGTCGTCCTCTTCATCAATGAAGCCGGGGCCCGGCTTTTCGGACTCACAACCGCACACCCGATTGAGGGACGCGCGTTGTGGGATTGTTTCCCGAAAGAGTTTCTGCACGACCTCCCCCTGGCCGAAACTACGCCCGTTCCCCCGGTCGAGCGACAATTGGTACGACCCGATGGAATGGTCATTGACGTCGAATTGACAGCGGCCCCGGTCATGTTCGACGGACATCCAGCCATCCAAATTCTGGGCACCGATATCACCGAACGGAAGGTCATCGCCGGGCAACTGCATCGGACAAAAAAAATGGCGACCGTGGCGACGCTGGCCGGCGGCATCGCCCATGAATTTAACAATTGCCTGACCGCCATCATGGGGTTCTCGGACTTGGCGCTGCCGTCACTCGTGCCGGACAGTCGCGTCCATGGCCACATCCAGCAGGTAATCCTCGCATCGAAACGAGCTCGTGATCTCGTCACACAAATGCTCATGGTCGGTCGACTGGCGGACGGCGCGAAACAGCCGCTCTCCCTGGATATCCTCCTCAAAGAAACACTGCGAGGCCTGAAGATGAAATTGCCGGAGTCCATCAGCCTCCGCGAATGGATTCCCGGTGCAACCAACCCCGTGCTGGCCGACCCAACCCAGATACACGAACTCTGCCTGACCCTGCTGGCACGGGCCCAACAGGTCATGACGATCAGCGGAGGGGTCTTGGAAGTCCGCCTCGACAATATGGGTCTCGATGCTTCGATGACCGGTCACGACCTTCCGCTCCCACCGGGTCAATATGTGCGCCTCATGATCTCGGATACCGGTGACGGCATTCCCCCTGACATCCGGACGCCCAACATGTATCCGCTTTTCGCACCCCCCCCGACGGGAAGCAAAGCGGGAGCAGGGCTCGGGGAGTTGCAGCGAATCGTGAGCGAGCATGGCGGAACACTCCGCGCCACCAGCACGGCCGGCCAGGGCACCACCATTGAGGTCTATCTGCCCGCGATGCTTCAGCCTCATCAGGCAGTGGGCCAGGAACCGAGCCGCGAGCGCGCAACACCCCTTACGGAAGCGAAGGAATTTCTTGCTGAGCATGACAAAGAGCGGTAA
- a CDS encoding superinfection immunity protein: MSDKGVEGIAYIGLWLIVYFLPTIVAQARSHHNTLAIFILNLLTGWTVLGWIIAIVWACTRAQPQQPIIIQQDFSEKYGRPEWERGQLPRRTPTILPPNQLPDHLFDKKRDD; the protein is encoded by the coding sequence ATGAGTGATAAAGGCGTTGAAGGCATAGCCTATATAGGGTTGTGGCTCATCGTGTACTTCCTCCCAACCATCGTTGCTCAAGCACGCAGCCACCACAATACGCTTGCCATTTTCATTCTGAATCTACTCACCGGATGGACGGTTCTCGGATGGATCATTGCCATTGTCTGGGCCTGCACGCGCGCACAGCCACAACAGCCAATCATTATTCAGCAAGACTTTAGCGAGAAATATGGACGGCCAGAATGGGAGCGCGGCCAATTACCGCGCAGAACTCCGACCATTCTTCCACCAAATCAATTGCCGGATCATCTATTTGATAAAAAGCGCGATGATTGA
- a CDS encoding amino acid permease — translation MGNPLFRTKSIERILADSDAPEHRLKRTLTAWDLTGLGIGAIIGTGIFVLIGTAIVGDAHRPGAGPGIMLSFILSGITCALAALCYAEFAAMIPVAGSAYTYSYATLGEFLAWLTGWNLILEYGVACVAVAIGWSGYFNNILKLCGLELPYWATHPPGADGGIANIPAAIIVLLVTGILIVGVKESARATCGIVLIKLAVIAFFIAVGTSSVDTANWSPFMPFGFAGVGAAAAIVFFAYIGFDAVSTTAEEAKNPQRDLPIGIFASLAICTVLYISVAAVLTGLVPYSQIDVHAPVAEGLRMVGFKWGAAIVATGAVAGITSVLVVMMLGQIRVFFAMSRDGLLGPWLSGVHPKFRTPHHATYLTGVAVAIMAALIPIGEAADMTNIGTLFAFVLVCIGIMVLRYTKPDHPRPFRMPFMPVVPILGVLACLGLMYFLPWMTWIRFFVWTIIGIVVYATYGMRHSKLATRPSTEQSETPRPA, via the coding sequence GTGGGCAATCCGCTGTTTCGCACCAAATCCATCGAACGAATCCTCGCTGATTCCGACGCCCCTGAACATCGCCTGAAACGGACCCTGACGGCCTGGGACCTGACCGGACTCGGCATCGGCGCGATTATCGGCACCGGCATCTTCGTGTTGATCGGCACCGCTATCGTCGGTGATGCGCACCGGCCAGGCGCGGGGCCCGGCATCATGCTGTCGTTCATTCTTTCAGGCATCACCTGCGCACTCGCCGCCCTCTGCTATGCCGAATTTGCCGCCATGATCCCGGTCGCCGGCAGTGCCTATACCTATTCTTATGCCACCTTGGGAGAATTTCTGGCCTGGCTGACCGGCTGGAATCTGATCCTGGAATATGGCGTGGCCTGCGTGGCCGTCGCGATCGGGTGGTCCGGATACTTTAACAACATTCTCAAACTCTGCGGCCTTGAACTCCCATACTGGGCCACTCATCCTCCCGGCGCGGACGGCGGCATTGCGAACATTCCGGCCGCGATCATCGTGCTTCTCGTCACCGGCATCCTGATCGTCGGAGTCAAAGAGAGCGCGCGCGCCACCTGCGGCATTGTGCTCATCAAGCTGGCCGTGATCGCCTTCTTCATTGCGGTCGGCACATCCTCCGTCGACACGGCTAATTGGTCCCCCTTCATGCCGTTCGGATTTGCCGGCGTCGGCGCCGCCGCCGCCATCGTGTTCTTCGCCTATATCGGGTTTGACGCTGTGTCCACCACCGCCGAAGAAGCCAAGAACCCCCAACGGGATTTGCCCATCGGGATCTTCGCTTCGCTGGCCATCTGCACCGTGCTCTATATTTCTGTGGCCGCGGTCCTGACCGGGTTAGTGCCTTATTCGCAAATCGACGTGCATGCTCCGGTGGCTGAAGGGCTTCGCATGGTGGGATTCAAGTGGGGAGCCGCCATCGTGGCAACCGGGGCAGTAGCGGGCATTACCAGTGTCCTGGTGGTGATGATGTTGGGCCAGATTCGGGTCTTTTTTGCCATGTCGCGGGACGGTCTCCTGGGTCCCTGGCTTTCAGGCGTCCATCCGAAGTTTCGCACGCCCCACCACGCGACCTATTTGACCGGCGTGGCCGTCGCCATCATGGCCGCGCTCATTCCGATCGGTGAGGCAGCGGATATGACGAACATCGGGACGCTCTTCGCCTTTGTCCTCGTCTGTATCGGCATCATGGTCCTGCGCTACACGAAGCCCGACCATCCACGCCCCTTCCGTATGCCATTCATGCCGGTCGTCCCCATTTTAGGAGTCTTGGCCTGCCTCGGTCTGATGTATTTTCTACCCTGGATGACCTGGATACGGTTCTTTGTGTGGACCATCATCGGCATTGTCGTTTACGCCACGTATGGGATGCGCCATAGCAAACTCGCCACAAGGCCCTCGACAGAACAGTCCGAGACACCTCGACCGGCATAG
- a CDS encoding helix-turn-helix domain-containing protein, translating to MPHVKSASKRPRRPLGPPIQFHDLPDWVPPAQAAQFLRSGLVTVYDLCRKGTLPSRRFGRLVRIPKESLRPTVTGPEAK from the coding sequence ATGCCGCACGTCAAATCAGCCTCAAAGCGCCCCCGTCGACCACTTGGCCCGCCGATCCAATTTCATGACCTTCCGGACTGGGTTCCACCGGCTCAAGCGGCACAGTTTCTAAGAAGTGGCCTTGTCACGGTGTATGACCTCTGCCGAAAAGGCACCTTGCCATCACGTCGGTTTGGCAGGCTTGTGCGAATCCCGAAGGAGTCCTTGCGGCCCACTGTCACGGGACCAGAGGCGAAGTGA
- a CDS encoding HAD family hydrolase, translating into MTPLSLSHISGTSRQTDIAALFDVDNTLLPGQASEVRFFRFLWKRGLVGWRELRDSVGWVLRNAPPVSLHPLRERKLYLAGKAAAEVESLAEEFCRAELFSRLSAQGLARMDEHRRAGHHIVLVTGSLDFLIAPLATLLEVPTLLAAKLERQQRRFTGQVCAPLPYGPGKRALIARLTQESRIDLTQSFAYGDSPGDVELLEMVGHPLVVNPIRGMDRIARRNGWPVTRWK; encoded by the coding sequence ATGACGCCTCTCTCACTGTCACATATTTCGGGCACTAGTCGGCAGACTGACATCGCCGCGTTGTTTGATGTCGATAATACCTTGCTTCCCGGTCAGGCGAGTGAAGTCCGGTTTTTTCGCTTTCTCTGGAAGCGGGGTCTTGTGGGGTGGCGCGAGCTACGGGACAGTGTCGGCTGGGTGCTTCGTAATGCACCCCCGGTGTCATTGCACCCCCTGCGTGAGCGGAAGCTTTATCTGGCCGGGAAGGCTGCGGCAGAGGTGGAGTCGCTGGCCGAGGAGTTCTGTCGTGCCGAGCTGTTTTCGCGTCTCTCGGCGCAAGGGCTCGCGCGGATGGACGAACATCGTCGGGCCGGACACCATATCGTGTTGGTGACCGGATCCCTCGACTTCCTCATTGCTCCGTTGGCCACCTTGCTGGAGGTGCCCACCCTGCTGGCCGCGAAACTGGAACGGCAACAGCGTCGTTTTACCGGCCAGGTCTGTGCCCCTCTTCCTTATGGACCCGGCAAGCGTGCCTTGATCGCTCGGTTGACACAGGAATCACGCATTGATCTGACGCAGTCGTTTGCCTATGGCGATAGTCCCGGCGATGTTGAGTTGCTGGAAATGGTGGGGCACCCGTTGGTCGTGAATCCGATTCGCGGAATGGATCGCATCGCGCGACGCAATGGATGGCCTGTGACGAGATGGAAATAA